The stretch of DNA TCGGCCCCGATCATCATGGGGACTGCAACCAGGACCATGATCATTGCCGTCAGGCCGTGAATGCCGAAGGCGCTTTTGGTGGAGCCTTTCGCTGCGAGAATGAGCAGCATGTCGCCTGCGGGGATCATCGCTTCGATCAAAAGCACGATGCCGACCTCGCGCTCAACGCCCCACACCATGAACGCCAGCACGAGCAATCCGGCGACGATATCGCGCACCCCTTTGAGGCGAAGCCACCAGGCGACGTTTGGGCCATCTTCAGGCAGCGGCAGGCCGAAGCCGCGCATCGTCGTCGTCGGGCTGGCAATATAGCTGGTGCCGATCGCGATAATCGCGAGGGCAAGCAGCAACCCTGTGCCATTTAACAGCCACTGCATTATGCACTCCTTCTGTCTATGCTATATAAAATAGCGTTGCTAGATAAATGCGCTAGCATTGCTAGTTTGTCAAGCGTGGATATAATCCTCGCTACTGATCTGCCGGCCGTGGAGATTTTGGAAATGGGTACCGTAGAGCGAAAAACTCGGGAAAGGGCCGAGCGCGAAGATCGCATTGTCGCGGCGGCCCGTGCCGTCGCCGAGAGCGAAGGATGGGATGCGGTGACGATCCGCCGCCTGGCCACGGAAATCGAATACAGCCAGCCAGTCCTCTATTCGCATTTCGCCAACAGGGACGCCATCGTTGCAGCGGTCGCAGTCGAGGGCTTCAAGGAGCTTGCAACCGTTCTCCAGGATGCGGCGGGCGAGGCGAAGGGACGACGAGAGCCCCTCATGGATGTCGCCATGGCCTATTTTGCCT from Rhizobium leguminosarum bv. trifolii WSM1325 encodes:
- a CDS encoding conserved hypothetical protein (KEGG: scl:sce6646 hypothetical protein), with the translated sequence MQWLLNGTGLLLALAIIAIGTSYIASPTTTMRGFGLPLPEDGPNVAWWLRLKGVRDIVAGLLVLAFMVWGVEREVGIVLLIEAMIPAGDMLLILAAKGSTKSAFGIHGLTAMIMVLVAVPMMIGAD